From the genome of Phlebotomus papatasi isolate M1 chromosome 2, Ppap_2.1, whole genome shotgun sequence:
atggaaatggcactgcctcgcaAATGTCGttttaatatttgcaaaattcagctgaaaatacatgttTTCAACTGAATTGAAATGGTTTAGCATTTAATGTTCGCTGGGTAGCGACAGTAAAAACAGCCCAGATAATCAAAGGTGGTAATGTTTGACTTTTCTTGTCTTTAGTGGCCATTAGATTAATATCTCGGAAACTGATTACAAACGACGAAacgaagtacagtagagtctcgctataagccatcgctctatagtccacaatttatcgaccgttgatttcaaaacactgattttaagttaggttatgtttttttagtatgcgaaattcataattattttaatatttttggcaaactttattaagtagttgtgataattgtgatccacaatgaagagagcaaggacaagtaccacaatcgcaaagaaagtggaagccgtcgagcaatttcaatactaaaagtcgttgataattttaaaaaattacatggactatagtgcgacccaagtgtcaaatttgaaaccaaatatggactatagcgagactctactgtaattcagTCTCTCTGCCGTGCCTAACTTTTCTTTAAGATCATTAATCGTTGTACTTTTCATAGGTTGTTTCTCTGCCTCAAAGGAGAACATTTCGTTCAATTcggtttttcattttcaaaacaaCACCACGGTCTGGAGACAACGTAGTTTCTCTTCCACTACTTTCAAATTTTCTCAGTATGCctgtttttcattttaaacttATAATTCGTCCTTACAACAGTGTACATAAAGGGAAATCAAGTAGGTTTTTTAATAAATCGTAAAACAAAATCGAAATATTGCGCGAATTCTTACACAAGGCCTGCCATATCGCATCTTGAATAAACATTAAATGAACACTAAATGACTCCTTGAAAACTTAATCAAGCCATAAAAATTTCACAGGAATTTTATAAATCTTCGGATTGAACTTACCTTGGGAGGGGCACCGGCGGCATGGTGCTTGAATGCATGGGCAATGTGCCAGCCATGGACATGTTGCCACTCATACCGCCCAGGCTGGCCATCGTCTGCATTCCTGGATACCCAAAGATAGCCGACGAAGGCCTCGTTGATGCAGCTACAGGCTCAGCTGCATAATGATTAGCCTGAGCCATTACATCAGCAATCTGGGCCCATCGCATCCTATCCTCCAGTGTCATTTGGTAGGGTGCCTGTCCCATCACTGGCGTCTTCACCTGTGTACCTGCCATATACCCAAATACTGGACTTCCAATGGCATTTTTCTGTTCTCTGTGCCATCTGCGACTCCACATGACTAAACAGATGAGTGTTAGCACGATGATAATCACTGCTGCAACTGATGCTCCAATAGCTACTCCCAGTACTTCTCCATCAATCTCACACTGAGCTCCATAGTAATTGCTGAGACATGAACATGTCTGAGCTCCAGCAGCATCATAGCTGCATGTGCCACGgttgttgcaaaaagtgtccGGACACGATTGGCATATCCGTCCAGCACGTTGTGGTTGATCAGCCCAAGGATCCCTGAGTCCAGTCGTACATTCACATCGAAAACTACCCCACACATTAGTGCATAGGGCCTCTGGATGACAATCATTCAATTCAGTTGACATGCACTCATCCACATCCTGCAAACTTGTTACAGCACCCGGTGGACTGTCCACAAAAAGCGCCGAATTCCCAATATTGTTGTTACGTCTGCCGGAAAAATATGATATTCATATTACCTCTACACGGTCAGGAGAAAGTGTGGTACCTTAGGTCGAATGAAAGTAAAATGGTTCCCTTGATATGAAAGTCAAAAAATCAAGGTAAGATTCTCAACGTGAGCTAACTTGTAATTttcgcaaattcgatttagaattGAAGTTAGGGCCCATAGTGCAATAATTTCGagtcaaattcgtgaaatcCTTATGTTAAGTAACGTGCACGTCACATAAAGCGCAGAGTAGAAGCGGTCATCATATCAACGCCTGCGTACTTTTAAAACTTTaggaaaaatatcttttttacactaaaatctaACCAAAAAGAACGTGAACGAAATAGAGATAGAGATATAAATACGAATACGataagaaatccgaaaaagtcaaaataacattccggaaaagtttattttaccctgcagtattgatccgaaatcggtgtaaatattaccctttttaggtgtattatggattaaagttacccttttttcacgtagattttaccctcaaaattttaccctcttttttttctcagcgattggattcaaattcaaatcttccggtgttcgtcagaggcagctctttttctcaattaaaaaattcaaaattttctccaaagctttcgacccttagTATGggtattagggcgtttcaagtaggaaaaaaaatttttggcactattctgagggtgctctacatgatgagagaagaaagtttttcttctacaacCATATGATTAGACgtcgtttagaggtggctgagcgaccctctctgtagtgtaaaatccggtaaaatcagaaatttgttctacagagagtgGTCTACAGAGAGCTCAAGGCTAGGTCCCCCTTACCCAGTGTCAGACGGGCCCCTCGTATTTGAGttaaatatatacataatatattatatatattgtaATCCTTACTACCAAGAggtcgtattttttttttagaattttggaaaccttaatttttgagtttttttgacAACACTGTTTATCTGTCTGATCCGTATGCCCGTTCGACAACTCTAAAGGCCAAGCTTGGAACCTGTTGGGGATCCCCTTAAGTCGATCCTAGGATCAGTAACATGCCCTTTATTTTAGCCCCACCACTCTCCTTGCTCTCTAGAACCATGTATTTCTTTAGAATTGCTGAAAACGAGTTTTGCGATTCTTTTATATTTGAATATGCTTcagaggggtcccggtcaaaatcccgaaggccaaaatcccgaattcttaaaagtgtcatagcacCCCCACGATTGCACCGGCGCtagctggaggcaaaggaaaactTTTTATGTTTTGGGGAATTATTCTACGCATTATCctacatataatttcatccctttgaggattttgaacattcgggattttggctttcggtattttgtctGCCTccagttttagagattacccagttGCATATTTCAtgcttatacgaaaatatcgttagatcgaatcgacagtatcgataaatctatatcagttagattaagtgaatgtcgacttattacagattgttgggccattcattgcgacatttttaatagaatgagactgttgataaacatctatattagttacaagaactgcagctatcgtttaaagttttcagaatcgacagtcgatagtattgaaaataagttatcatgtcaccccagtttatcaaggtcaaaggttaagaaggctctagagagcacatttatcaagcgaatggggttaTTTTTAGGCTCGATAGAAGGATCTTGGAATTTCGGATGAAAGTGAACGGGTTTCAATTTAGTTCTAAATCGGTAAtggaccggttcataaccgataaataattttgatccgaattttaaatatgttactcctaaggtgtattttgagcaatattttgagttatttataaatcggtccaaactggttttgaatcggtaatgaaccggttacaAACCGATAAAATACTTTTGGCCGAAAATCAGTTCTATtacttttttaaacaattttttgggGAGCCATCAGGAAGTTACGAAACACATATTGACAAAATTTGAGTTTGATCGAAGAACGTCAGATTTCGATTTAGGtgatacagtagattctctctcaatccggcatatggggcaaaatgtcatccaaattatggagagatttgggcatcaaaatcattaataaattccacaaaaagcgctcaaattttaagaatcacgataaaacaaggggaaatacagcgaatttgaacaaatttgctttaaaatcaaacgtgaaaatcgctaacaaaattttgtgcccgattgagaaagagccgattgagcgagagtccactgtattgttaagaatctcatctaactaagattattgataaataacaCAAATAGCACaattatatagtaaatatttaaaataaggtGTCACTCGCATTGAGGAACCCTATTCAATTGTCCGAGAATGAAATGTGtgaaatccgagaaacccaatttctgcatcgtgaaacccaagaaacccaagaatttcattgcgaaacccgagaaaccagaaacccttgttaGAAAAactgggaatgagttaccccttgattgaaaaaaatattataacactgtgcaacaattttaaactttttctttGTCCCTGGGtcctcatgctattttttctgttgctagggtcaaatgatttacgaaaatttttatcattttgatttcatttggattttgcgcctggaatctaggcaaaaccgtttttgccgttttttgatacttgggtgcttatatctccgattctgctgaaccgatttatttcttaatatgggatcattttgttctcctttacatgcccgataatcctTTGGACAAATGGAGTTCGtgcaactgacaccaggggcgctgtagtctcatatatgtcagaaaacatggaaaaatcgaactttttagcaattttaatcgaaaatatctcgaaaactaggactgtccctaacaatttGTTTTCtaggtttgatagagaattttattagctacattttcatccatgtgcaatttttctctcagattgttttttaacctcgaaattgaggttcaaacgaaaatcgagcacttagacaactagagaaaaccttcacaatttcgggtgttaatatttttttcctaccgATTAGGCAACACAAGCCCTTATTATAATAGTTATTGCTTGAATATCGAtaatatggtaatttttgtatgctattttaattactcagatgttattttattaattggAAATTTGTATAAAGCTTTAACTTAAGTGATATACAAAGTAACACTTACAAGTTCAAAAATTAGTagtcttgtgtttttttttaaattttatttaggactagttttagatttatttcgacgaaaattgcGTAATCATGAGGTTAAAGCCGATAATTGTAGGAAAACTTGCATAGaagaataataaattgaatttttaaaatgtcttcAATGCAGAGTTTTCCATGAATTACtggtatgtaaaaggtaaaatagatgCTTATAGAttataaaacataaatttaataagaaatatttaaaattatgcaattaatatgccttttttgtaataaaattttttaagattGAAGTAAGACTGAAATCTATAGTTACTAAGGATATTATTCGAGTTATTAACTTGTATTATACCTAAACACACTttataaaacagtaaaaatGATTAAACTTCTACAGTTGTCAAAAACAAGTTAAAGAAATACCGTGGGTtttctaaatttgaaaagaaaaagtcaaaatgtttaaaatagtaaagattttctctaattggctaagtgctcgattttcgtttgaacctcaatttcgaggttaaaaaacaatctgagagaaaaattgaacatggatgaaaatgtagctaataaaattctctatcaaacctaGAAAACaaattgttagggacagtcctagttttcgagatatttttgatcaaagttgctaaaaagttcgatttttccatgttttctaacatttatgagactacagcgcccctggtgtcagttgtacgaacttcatctgttcagaggatttatcgggcatgtaaaggagaccaaattattccatagtgagaaataaatcggttcagcagaatcggaaaTATAggaacccaagtatcaaaaaacggcaaaaacggttttgcctagattccaggcgcaaaatccaaatgaaatcaaaattataagtattttcgtaaatcatttgaccctagcaatagaaaaaatagcatgagaacccagggacacaAAAAAGCTCagaattgttgcacagtgtaattgaaTTACATTGTAAAATGCTTACCGGTGAATAACACCCAAAAGATGCCTCTGAATGTCTCCTTTGAGTGCTGGCCGCAGTGTATCACCATTCTCCTCAAGCTGAAGAGTGACATTGACAAAGACACCAGCTGATCCTTTAGCAGGATCTCCCTTGTAGATTCCATTGACATGAGCTTCCATGAATTCATCTGAGAATGGTGTCATTGACATGGCTGAATCCACAGCACGCATAGTTTCAAAACTCAGCTGTCCATACGGTTCACTGGAATGATCTGCCAGCTTTTGATCCCACACCACGCGTCTCTCATAGATCCTATCTACACGAAGTGACATAAACAAAGATACAACCTTTCGGCATGGTTCTCGATGCTTCCGGCGTGAGTAACCTGTTaaggaagaaaatatttttaccatTATTGGCATGGGATATTCCATTTGCGTCATTTGagttgaaatattaattttgggtGAGTAGTAAATTCACAAACTTTCCCTCTATAACACTTTCACAAAAACCACACATGCCATAGCAATTATTATTAGTCATTTTGAATAGTTAAATTTACCTGGACGACAGTGGCAACTGGATACTCCATTATCTGTCTTGCAACGCTCATTTTGTGCCTGATCACATGTTGAATCATCTCCCACGATGCATGTATCAATGCGAACGGGTGGTTTTTGGGGCCTTGGCCGATATTGAGGAACTCTTGGTGGTGACAATTTGACACTTTCAGTTTCCGCAACAGCATATCCAGTTCCTGTATGTCCTGGCGGAATTGTAGGTGTTGGTTTGATGGTGGTAGAAGTCTTTGTGATAGATGATGGTGCTTCAGTTGGTTCCCCAAACAGATTGATGTATGTCCTTTTGCCGTCAATTGAAACAAAACCTTCATCTCCAGTTGGTGATACTATAATATCTCCAGTTCCAATGGCTCCAAAGGGCTTAATATTGACCGTCTGAACACCAGAATTACCACCAGTTGGACCCTGAATGGCCGATAGGGTAACATCAAAGATTTCTCCATATCCTGGTGGCTGAGCTGAATTACTCACATAAGGATGGGGTTTTGAAGGACGTTGAGGTGATGGTCGAGGACGTCCTTGACCACCTGGTTTGAATTCTGGATCATCAAGAACAATTCCCGGCCGAGGATGATAGGGAAGCGTTGAATGATGAGACGTAGAAGATTTTTCAACTTCTGTTGTTGAAATTTCTAGTTTAGTCATTGCTGAAGATGTTTCTAACGGAATCTCCGATGGGATCTTTGTGATTTCTGGGACTTTTTCAATTGTTTCTGTCGAAATGGACGATGGTACAGGAATATCCTCAATTGACGATTCAATTTGAACTGAAGATGTTTCCTTCCTATCACTAGACACTATTTCTGCTACTGTTGACGTAGTCACTTTACTGGCCATCTCAGTAGAACTAGTGATCTCAAATGGAGTCACAGGTATAATTGGTTTCTTCTCCGTGGACTTTGGTTTGTCCTTTTTCTTTgataattcttctttttttactgGTACATCTTCT
Proteins encoded in this window:
- the LOC129801249 gene encoding uncharacterized protein LOC129801249 isoform X1; this translates as MNITDYFGYLSILILASFNVAYGERYSISNMSPKSENPDRFVRFAEDLETSQASETQVWENRNPNSRDHNHERVERSALPIINDISARSELKHVDDNDVEASSSSGRYFTMIEPTTSIRAENDLLTGEMTQKMRFGKDLESESFLVKGGPPSGTPSINATPTSQIVESETTTPKINNGPRQNANPDIQDIITGIVKLLNGNVNVHANTQITRRPIATRINNRGPPRISDAQPIGEFEATPTSSLRPPPPYPFDRPEGPVRPFLTGVPIPEQIVPSMQQNYRPGFISQNRPPWQRPRPPRPPLGSNTRRPIPPYKPLPLSEHLQGKDPPTLPPLTTSTAETVTEGNMTETNLDVNTYEVSVEGPEQDVKKESTEEDVPVKKEELSKKKDKPKSTEKKPIIPVTPFEITSSTEMASKVTTSTVAEIVSSDRKETSSVQIESSIEDIPVPSSISTETIEKVPEITKIPSEIPLETSSAMTKLEISTTEVEKSSTSHHSTLPYHPRPGIVLDDPEFKPGGQGRPRPSPQRPSKPHPYVSNSAQPPGYGEIFDVTLSAIQGPTGGNSGVQTVNIKPFGAIGTGDIIVSPTGDEGFVSIDGKRTYINLFGEPTEAPSSITKTSTTIKPTPTIPPGHTGTGYAVAETESVKLSPPRVPQYRPRPQKPPVRIDTCIVGDDSTCDQAQNERCKTDNGVSSCHCRPGYSRRKHREPCRKVVSLFMSLRVDRIYERRVVWDQKLADHSSEPYGQLSFETMRAVDSAMSMTPFSDEFMEAHVNGIYKGDPAKGSAGVFVNVTLQLEENGDTLRPALKGDIQRHLLGVIHRRNNNIGNSALFVDSPPGAVTSLQDVDECMSTELNDCHPEALCTNVWGSFRCECTTGLRDPWADQPQRAGRICQSCPDTFCNNRGTCSYDAAGAQTCSCLSNYYGAQCEIDGEVLGVAIGASVAAVIIIVLTLICLVMWSRRWHREQKNAIGSPVFGYMAGTQVKTPVMGQAPYQMTLEDRMRWAQIADVMAQANHYAAEPVAASTRPSSAIFGYPGMQTMASLGGMSGNMSMAGTLPMHSSTMPPVPLPRLTLNNRSSGMRTLENSSSSEEEDRTDLLGRNFQVPRPKSRSNASVTTAQSDFVYFQNQSGIYYDVDYEPNAGDMYGGGVGGGQTSNHPIPGPQGIPMSTYTAGRAPASYYMK
- the LOC129801249 gene encoding uncharacterized protein LOC129801249 isoform X2, encoding MNITDYFGYLSILILASFNVAYGERYSISNMSPKSENPDRFVRFAEDLETSQASETQVWENRNPNSRDHNHERVERSALPIINDISARSELKHVDDNDVEASSSSGRYFTMIEPTTSIRAENDLLTGEMTQKMRFGKDLESESFLVKGGPPSGTPSINATPTSQIVESETTTPKINNGPRQNANPDIQDIITGIVKLLNGNVNVHANTQITRRPIATRINNRGPPRISDAQPIGEFEATPTSSLRPPPPYPFDRPEGPVRPFLTGVPIPEQIVPSMQQNYRPGFISQNRPPWQRPRPPRPPLGSNTRRPIPPYKPLPLSEHLQGKDPPTLPPLTTSTAETVTEGNMTETNLDVNTYEVSVEGPEQDVKKESTEEDVPVKKEELSKKKDKPKSTEKKPIIPVTPFEITSSTEMASKVTTSTVAEIVSSDRKETSSVQIESSIEDIPVPSSISTETIEKVPEITKIPSEIPLETSSAMTKLEISTTEVEKSSTSHHSTLPYHPRPGIVLDDPEFKPGGQGRPRPSPQRPSKPHPYVSNSAQPPGYGEIFDVTLSAIQGPTGGNSGVQTVNIKPFGAIGTGDIIVSPTGDEGFVSIDGKRTYINLFGEPTEAPSSITKTSTTIKPTPTIPPGHTGTGYAVAETESVKLSPPRVPQYRPRPQKPPVRIDTCIVGDDSTCDQAQNERCKTDNGVSSCHCRPGYSRRKHREPCRKVVSLFMSLRVDRIYERRVVWDQKLADHSSEPYGQLSFETMRAVDSAMSMTPFSDEFMEAHVNGIYKGDPAKGSAGVFVNVTLQLEENGDTLRPALKGDIQRHLLGVIHRRNNNIGNSALFVDSPPGAVTSLQDVDECMSTELNDCHPEALCTNVWGSFRCECTTGLRDPWADQPQRAGRICQSCPDTFCNNRGTCSYDAAGAQTCSCLSNYYGAQCEIDGEVLGVAIGASVAAVIIIVLTLICLVMWSRRWHREQKNAIGSPVFGYMAGTQVKTPVMGQAPYQMTLEDRMRWAQIADVMAQANHYAAEPVAASTRPSSAIFGYPGMQTMASLGGMSGNMSMAGTLPMHSSTMPPVPLPRLTLNNRSSGMRTLENSSSSEEEDRTDLLGRNFQVPRPKSRSNASVTSDFVYFQNQSGIYYDVDYEPNAGDMYGGGVGGGQTSNHPIPGPQGIPMSTYTAGRAPASYYMK
- the LOC129801249 gene encoding uncharacterized protein LOC129801249 isoform X3 — translated: MNITDYFGYLSILILASFNVAYGERYSISNMSPKSENPDRFVRFAEDLETSQASETQVWENRNPNSRDHNHERVERSALPIINDISARSELKHVDDNDVEASSSSGRYFTMIEPTTSIRAENDLLTGEMTQKMRFGKDLESESFLVKGGPPSGTPSINATPTSQIVESETTTPKINNGPRQNANPDIQDIITGIVKLLNGNVNVHANTQITRRPIATRINNRGPPRISDAQPIGEFEATPTSSLRPPPPYPFDRPEGPVRPFLTGVPIPEQIVPSMQQNYRPGFISQNRPPWQRPRPPRPPLGSNTRRPIPPYKPLPLSEHLQGKDPPTLPPLTTSTAETVTEGNMTETNLDVNTYEVSVEGPEQDVKKESTEEDVPVKKEELSKKKDKPKSTEKKPIIPVTPFEITSSTEMASKVTTSTVAEIVSSDRKETSSVQIESSIEDIPVPSSISTETIEKVPEITKIPSEIPLETSSAMTKLEISTTEVEKSSTSHHSTLPYHPRPGIVLDDPEFKPGGQGRPRPSPQRPSKPHPYVSNSAQPPGYGEIFDVTLSAIQGPTGGNSGVQTVNIKPFGAIGTGDIIVSPTGDEGFVSIDGKRTYINLFGEPTEAPSSITKTSTTIKPTPTIPPGHTGTGYAVAETESVKLSPPRVPQYRPRPQKPPVRIDTCIVGDDSTCDQAQNERCKTDNGVSSCHCRPGYSRRKHREPCRKVVSLFMSLRVDRIYERRVVWDQKLADHSSEPYGQLSFETMRAVDSAMSMTPFSDEFMEAHVNGIYKGDPAKGSAGVFVNVTLQLEENGDTLRPALKGDIQRHLLGVIHRRNNNIGNSALFVDSPPGAVTSLQDVDECMSTELNDCHPEALCTNVWGSFRCECTTGLRDPWADQPQRAGRICQSCPDTFCNNRGTCSYDAAGAQTCSCLSNYYGAQCEIDGEVLGVAIGASVAAVIIIVLTLICLVMWSRRWHREQKNAIGSPVFGYMAGTQVKTPVMGQAPYQMTLEDRMRWAQIADVMAQANHYAAEPVAASTRPSSAIFGYPGMQTMASLGGMSGNMSMAGTLPMHSSTMPPVPLPRLTLNNRSSGMRTLENSSSSEEEDRTDLLGRNFQVPRPKSRSNASVTNQSGIYYDVDYEPNAGDMYGGGVGGGQTSNHPIPGPQGIPMSTYTAGRAPASYYMK